One window of Mesorhizobium sp. PAMC28654 genomic DNA carries:
- a CDS encoding BON domain-containing protein, translating to MMDLTLRQNILDELEFEPSIDAAHIGVAAEDGIVTLTGHVSSYWEKTTAENVVKRIKGVKGIAEEIEVRLIGQKGTADDEIAKRAVNAVTWNVSIPKDKVQVKVQDGWITLTGKVEWQYQKNAAAEAVRGLAGVVGVANQIEITPRASGTDIKKRIEDALKRDAETEAQAIRVQVSDGRVTLEGKVKAWSDRQAAERAAWSSPGVRMVEDRISII from the coding sequence ATGATGGATTTAACGCTGCGTCAGAACATTCTCGACGAGTTGGAGTTCGAGCCGAGCATTGATGCCGCCCACATCGGCGTCGCTGCGGAAGATGGCATCGTCACCCTTACAGGGCATGTTTCTTCCTACTGGGAAAAGACAACCGCCGAAAATGTCGTCAAGCGCATCAAGGGCGTGAAGGGCATCGCCGAGGAAATCGAAGTCCGGTTGATTGGACAGAAGGGAACCGCCGACGACGAGATCGCCAAGCGAGCGGTCAATGCGGTCACCTGGAATGTCTCCATTCCGAAAGACAAGGTGCAGGTCAAGGTGCAGGATGGCTGGATCACCCTGACCGGCAAGGTTGAATGGCAGTATCAGAAGAACGCCGCGGCCGAGGCCGTGCGCGGGCTGGCAGGCGTTGTCGGCGTGGCCAACCAGATCGAAATCACCCCACGTGCCTCGGGAACCGACATCAAGAAGCGCATCGAGGATGCGCTGAAGCGTGATGCCGAAACCGAGGCACAGGCCATCCGCGTCCAGGTCTCGGACGGGAGGGTAACGCTCGAAGGCAAGGTCAAGGCTTGGTCCGACCGCCAGGCCGCGGAGCGCGCCGCCTGGTCGTCACCGGGTGTGCGGATGGTGGAAGATCGGATCTCGATCATCTGA
- a CDS encoding ChaB family protein, producing MPYATEKDLPPSVSAHLPLHAQEIFRAAFNNAWDEYADRGEGREEIAHRVAWAAVKRLYRKEGATGCRCEQPRAI from the coding sequence ATGCCCTATGCGACCGAGAAGGATCTTCCACCGTCCGTCAGCGCGCATCTGCCCTTGCATGCCCAGGAAATCTTTCGCGCTGCCTTCAACAACGCCTGGGACGAATATGCCGACCGAGGTGAAGGGCGCGAGGAAATAGCCCACCGCGTAGCCTGGGCTGCCGTGAAGCGCCTTTATCGCAAGGAAGGAGCGACTGGGTGCCGTTGTGAGCAGCCTCGTGCAATTTGA
- a CDS encoding pyridoxamine 5'-phosphate oxidase family protein codes for MKHELQKKMINILARCMDMTIATTRSDGSPQATVVSFVHDGLLLYFGCGAGSQKAVNISRDPRVSVAMTAPYENWLEIKGLSMAATATEVVVPSELTEVGRLMVQRFPQIPAIQPGEATPVKLFKVRPTIISVLDYTLGFGHTDLVKVEAGDIAETLDSMRHHWLVGASATS; via the coding sequence ATGAAACACGAGCTTCAGAAGAAGATGATCAACATCCTGGCGCGGTGCATGGACATGACGATTGCAACGACCCGCTCCGACGGCTCGCCCCAGGCGACGGTGGTCTCATTCGTCCACGACGGTCTGCTGCTCTATTTCGGCTGTGGTGCCGGATCGCAGAAGGCAGTCAATATTTCTCGCGATCCACGCGTCTCGGTGGCCATGACTGCGCCGTACGAGAATTGGCTGGAGATCAAGGGACTGTCGATGGCAGCGACCGCCACGGAGGTCGTTGTGCCTTCGGAACTCACCGAGGTTGGTCGCTTGATGGTGCAGCGCTTTCCGCAGATACCGGCTATCCAGCCCGGTGAGGCTACCCCAGTGAAGCTGTTTAAAGTGCGGCCCACGATCATCTCTGTACTCGACTACACCTTGGGTTTTGGTCACACGGATCTTGTCAAAGTCGAGGCCGGCGACATCGCCGAGACACTGGACAGCATGCGACACCATTGGCTTGTGGGCGCTTCCGCCACCTCATGA
- a CDS encoding universal stress protein, translating into MIFNTIMVQLDVDSPAAPRMAYARELARRFEATLIGFAAADAYVFVPGDDGGLAAAKIMRERRAEIEDRLKVLKEEFLGIVGYDASWCEEVGDPTQLLATHARAADLVVTGAPAAGSAGDHHRVLDIGTLVLSAGRPVLLAADNLVPPNPKKVLVAWKDAREARPAIVDAMPFLTGAEDVLLATVEEQNLRTAREGLSDVVRFLMRHGVKARSEILPAGISDAGEVVAELARAMGAELVVAGGYGHSRIREWAFGGMTRSLLKQGSVNRLFSN; encoded by the coding sequence ATGATCTTCAACACCATCATGGTTCAGCTTGACGTCGATTCACCGGCGGCACCGCGAATGGCCTACGCCCGTGAATTGGCTCGGCGTTTTGAAGCGACACTGATCGGCTTTGCCGCGGCGGACGCATATGTGTTTGTTCCTGGCGACGATGGCGGCCTGGCAGCGGCCAAAATAATGCGGGAGCGCAGGGCGGAGATCGAAGACCGGCTGAAGGTCCTGAAGGAGGAGTTCCTGGGCATCGTCGGGTACGATGCGTCCTGGTGCGAGGAGGTCGGCGATCCGACGCAGCTCCTTGCGACGCACGCCCGCGCCGCGGATCTCGTCGTGACCGGAGCGCCGGCCGCAGGAAGCGCCGGCGACCACCATCGCGTGCTCGATATCGGTACATTGGTGCTGTCGGCGGGGCGACCGGTTCTGCTTGCCGCCGACAATCTCGTTCCGCCCAACCCCAAGAAGGTCCTGGTGGCGTGGAAGGACGCTCGCGAGGCGCGGCCGGCGATCGTTGATGCCATGCCTTTCTTGACGGGAGCTGAGGATGTGCTCCTGGCGACGGTCGAAGAGCAGAACCTGAGGACGGCGCGCGAAGGTCTCAGTGACGTTGTCCGCTTCCTGATGAGGCATGGCGTCAAGGCAAGGTCGGAAATCCTGCCCGCCGGCATTTCGGACGCCGGCGAAGTCGTCGCCGAACTGGCCCGTGCAATGGGCGCGGAGCTTGTGGTCGCGGGTGGCTACGGCCACAGCCGGATCCGTGAATGGGCCTTTGGCGGCATGACCCGCTCCCTTCTCAAGCAGGGGTCGGTCAATCGGCTGTTTTCGAACTGA
- a CDS encoding flavin reductase family protein — MKELPLAEVYRLIEPGPVVLLTTRARGRANVMTMSWHMMVEFTPPTIACVVSSGDFSFAALRDTKECVIAIPAVGLAEKVVEIGNCSGRDRDKFATIWLTPLLAEGVAAPLVAECFANLECRVVDTRLVNKYNLFVLEVVKAWVDPAQPKPKTIHHVGNGAFVVDGEIVHFESNMP, encoded by the coding sequence ATGAAGGAACTGCCGCTTGCCGAGGTATATCGGCTAATAGAGCCCGGTCCTGTCGTTCTGCTGACGACCCGGGCCAGAGGCCGCGCCAATGTCATGACCATGTCGTGGCACATGATGGTGGAGTTCACCCCGCCGACGATTGCATGTGTCGTTTCTAGCGGCGACTTCTCTTTTGCCGCGTTGCGCGACACCAAGGAGTGCGTGATCGCGATTCCGGCCGTGGGGCTGGCGGAAAAGGTCGTGGAGATAGGCAATTGCTCAGGCCGGGACAGGGACAAGTTCGCGACGATCTGGCTGACGCCGCTGCTGGCCGAGGGTGTCGCTGCACCCCTGGTCGCCGAATGTTTTGCCAATCTCGAATGTCGCGTCGTCGATACCCGGCTTGTCAACAAATACAATCTTTTCGTTCTGGAGGTCGTGAAGGCCTGGGTTGATCCGGCGCAGCCAAAGCCGAAGACCATCCACCACGTTGGAAACGGAGCCTTCGTGGTGGACGGAGAGATCGTCCATTTCGAGTCGAATATGCCTTGA
- a CDS encoding host attachment family protein, producing MILANGTLVAVTDGEKLRLFRSKGHEPRIDLVELPELGLHAPNTGSGGRHRSSTANPDDSRLREDDFAAAVAEYLNREALTEAFEHVVVVADPRTLGELRKHFQASLKAKLVGEVGKDLAKHSVEAIKNMLAAA from the coding sequence ATGATTCTGGCTAATGGTACCCTCGTCGCGGTTACAGACGGCGAGAAGCTGCGCCTCTTCCGCAGCAAGGGTCACGAACCTCGGATCGATCTGGTCGAACTGCCCGAGTTGGGGCTGCACGCGCCCAACACCGGCTCGGGCGGACGTCATCGCAGTTCCACTGCCAATCCCGACGACTCTCGCCTGCGGGAAGACGACTTTGCCGCGGCCGTGGCTGAGTATCTCAATCGCGAGGCGCTGACGGAAGCGTTCGAGCACGTAGTGGTGGTCGCCGATCCGCGCACGCTGGGCGAACTGCGCAAGCACTTCCAGGCTTCGCTGAAGGCAAAGCTGGTCGGCGAGGTCGGCAAGGATCTCGCGAAACATTCCGTCGAAGCCATCAAGAACATGTTGGCGGCGGCTTGA
- the ftsH gene encoding ATP-dependent zinc metalloprotease FtsH produces MDNKQKFNIGYVMAALLIIGLFQFWFAYRDTAQLSYSDVMHLTQEGKIASVTLTETMIEGAFKEPQDGKTMFVANRVDPAAVAVFEKAGVKITGASDSNWLTTFLSWIVPALIFAGIWMFFFRGIAERQGMGGLINIGKSKAKVHLVRDTGVTFDDVAGADEAKTELQEIVSFLKDKEKYGRLGARIPKGILLVGPPGTGKTLMARAVAGEAGVPFFSISGSEFVEMFVGVGAARVRDLFQQAQLAAPCIIFIDELDALGRARSPFAAYSGGDEKEQTLNQLLAELDGFDPRVGIVLLAATNRPEILDPALMRAGRFDRQVVMDRPDRKGREAILAVHIRKISVAPSLKIEEVASLTPGFTGADLANLVNEAAIFATRRGGDTVTIEDFTNAVERIVAGSERKSRLLKPEDRERVAYHEMGHALAASSLAKTDPVQKVSIIPRSIGSLGYTLQRPTEDRFLITLGELKERMIALLAGRAAEEIIYGEVSTGAADDLAKATDVARQCVTRFGMDETVGLAVLEEQRLQWLGDGPGGPAKRDYSEATAREVDLAVRGMIDNASASAEELLRGRIADLRAGAKLLLERETLTPDDFAPLRRTAGQVSAAKAKRAKMPASLEQTRRVS; encoded by the coding sequence ATGGACAACAAGCAAAAATTCAACATCGGCTACGTCATGGCCGCGCTCCTGATCATCGGGCTGTTTCAGTTCTGGTTCGCCTACCGCGATACCGCGCAGCTTTCCTACAGCGACGTGATGCACCTCACGCAGGAGGGCAAGATAGCGTCCGTCACACTGACCGAGACCATGATCGAGGGGGCGTTCAAGGAGCCGCAAGACGGCAAGACGATGTTCGTGGCCAATCGCGTCGACCCGGCCGCAGTCGCAGTTTTCGAGAAGGCCGGCGTCAAGATCACCGGTGCTTCCGACAGCAACTGGTTGACGACATTTCTCTCGTGGATAGTGCCCGCCCTGATCTTCGCCGGCATCTGGATGTTCTTCTTCCGCGGGATCGCCGAGAGGCAAGGCATGGGCGGGCTGATCAACATCGGCAAGTCAAAAGCCAAGGTCCATCTTGTGCGCGATACCGGCGTGACCTTCGATGACGTGGCCGGCGCGGACGAAGCCAAGACCGAGCTGCAGGAGATTGTCTCCTTCCTGAAGGACAAGGAAAAATACGGTCGGTTGGGTGCCAGAATTCCCAAGGGCATCCTCTTGGTCGGCCCTCCCGGCACCGGCAAGACGCTGATGGCCCGAGCGGTTGCCGGCGAGGCCGGAGTGCCGTTTTTCTCGATTTCGGGATCCGAGTTCGTCGAAATGTTCGTTGGTGTCGGCGCGGCACGCGTGCGCGATCTTTTCCAGCAGGCACAACTGGCGGCACCCTGCATCATCTTTATCGACGAGCTTGATGCGCTTGGTCGCGCGCGCAGCCCCTTTGCGGCGTATAGCGGCGGCGATGAAAAGGAACAGACGCTTAACCAACTGCTGGCTGAGCTGGATGGCTTTGATCCACGCGTCGGCATCGTGCTTTTGGCAGCGACCAACCGTCCGGAAATACTTGATCCGGCTTTGATGCGTGCCGGTCGCTTCGACCGTCAGGTTGTCATGGATCGACCCGACCGCAAGGGGCGGGAGGCGATCCTGGCGGTGCACATCAGAAAGATTTCGGTAGCGCCGAGCCTCAAGATTGAAGAGGTCGCTAGCCTGACGCCAGGGTTTACGGGCGCCGATCTCGCCAATCTGGTCAACGAGGCGGCGATCTTCGCTACCCGGCGAGGTGGTGACACAGTGACAATCGAGGATTTCACCAATGCGGTCGAGCGCATCGTCGCCGGCTCTGAACGCAAGAGCAGGCTGCTGAAGCCGGAGGATCGCGAGCGGGTCGCCTATCACGAAATGGGCCATGCGCTGGCCGCGTCGTCGCTCGCCAAGACCGATCCTGTGCAGAAAGTGTCGATCATTCCGCGGTCGATAGGCTCTCTGGGCTACACGCTGCAGCGTCCCACGGAAGACCGTTTTCTGATCACCCTTGGCGAATTGAAGGAGCGCATGATCGCGCTGCTTGCCGGCCGCGCTGCCGAGGAGATCATCTACGGGGAGGTTTCCACAGGTGCTGCCGATGATCTGGCCAAGGCGACCGACGTCGCCCGCCAGTGCGTTACACGCTTTGGCATGGACGAGACGGTGGGACTGGCCGTCCTCGAAGAACAGCGCCTGCAATGGCTTGGCGACGGTCCTGGCGGCCCGGCCAAGAGAGACTATTCGGAAGCCACGGCACGGGAAGTCGACCTGGCGGTCCGCGGCATGATCGACAACGCCTCGGCCTCCGCCGAGGAATTGCTCAGGGGAAGGATCGCCGATCTGCGCGCCGGTGCCAAGCTGCTGCTTGAAAGGGAAACGCTGACGCCAGACGACTTTGCGCCGTTGCGGCGAACCGCCGGACAGGTTTCGGCGGCAAAGGCGAAGCGGGCCAAGATGCCGGCCAGTCTTGAACAAACAAGGAGAGTCTCATGA
- a CDS encoding ABC transporter ATP-binding protein yields MADLLALEGIRKSYNVDTPVETEVLHGIDVAIRPGEFVALMGPSGSGKSTLLNIIGLLDRPTSGRLSIKGEDTTQLSEASLTSLRGHTIGFVFQYHYLISAFTARENVMMPMLVDRGRPDAAMERRADELLDRVDLGKRRNNRALNMSGGQQQRVAIARSLAMDPSLVLADEPTGNLDTVSADAVFELMRRFNTERGTTFLIVTHNHDLAGRCDRIIQVVDGRITEDRASSVKRCPR; encoded by the coding sequence ATGGCTGATCTGCTCGCTCTCGAAGGCATTCGCAAATCGTACAATGTCGACACCCCGGTCGAGACCGAAGTGCTGCACGGCATAGACGTCGCCATACGTCCGGGCGAGTTCGTGGCGCTGATGGGGCCATCCGGATCGGGCAAGAGCACGCTGCTCAACATCATCGGCCTGCTCGATCGTCCCACTTCTGGCCGCCTGTCGATCAAGGGCGAGGACACGACGCAACTGTCCGAAGCGTCCTTGACCAGCCTGCGCGGCCACACGATCGGCTTCGTATTCCAATACCACTATCTGATCTCCGCTTTCACCGCTCGCGAGAATGTCATGATGCCGATGCTGGTCGACCGTGGCCGGCCGGACGCCGCGATGGAACGGCGCGCCGACGAACTCCTGGATCGGGTCGATCTCGGCAAGCGGCGCAACAATCGGGCATTGAACATGTCCGGCGGCCAGCAACAACGCGTAGCCATCGCGCGCTCGCTGGCGATGGATCCGTCGCTTGTGCTGGCCGATGAGCCGACTGGCAATCTCGACACTGTCTCGGCGGATGCCGTCTTCGAACTGATGCGGCGCTTCAACACGGAACGTGGCACGACCTTCCTGATCGTCACGCACAATCATGATCTCGCGGGCCGTTGCGACCGTATCATCCAGGTCGTCGACGGCAGGATTACCGAGGATCGTGCCAGTTCGGTTAAGCGCTGTCCGCGCTAG
- a CDS encoding efflux RND transporter periplasmic adaptor subunit gives MAAARHFMWLHKWLLGGLVLLAVALALALARWLVGPEVIVYPVIRGDLVRTVVASGHVETPYRVNIGSQFTGTVEDVLVDEGQTVKQGQPLIALVSSELKSAVVEAQGAAAQAEARMSQMREFTLPAAQEALKQAQATLVNAQAAYQRADQLSKTGFGTRETLDAATRDLDVARTQVRTAELGVYIAQPGGSDYVMAQTQLNQARANVITAQARLGYATIIAPRDGTLITRNVERGSVVQPGNILLVLAPAGDIQLVLQVDEKNLGLLRLGQDALVSADAYPDQRFNAKVSYINPSVDITRASVEVKLTATAPPSYLRQDMTVSLDVEIDKRASTLIVPARVVHDPTSASPWVLVVREGRPREQPVRTGLRTNDRVEILDGLSQGDFVVPVAAGVRAGQRIRPVAS, from the coding sequence ATGGCAGCTGCCCGACATTTCATGTGGCTCCACAAATGGTTGCTTGGCGGGCTGGTCTTGCTGGCAGTCGCCCTCGCCCTGGCGCTTGCGCGCTGGCTGGTCGGTCCTGAAGTCATCGTCTATCCGGTGATCCGTGGCGATCTCGTAAGAACCGTCGTGGCAAGCGGACACGTCGAGACACCCTACCGCGTCAATATCGGAAGCCAGTTCACCGGCACAGTTGAGGATGTGCTCGTCGATGAAGGGCAGACGGTCAAGCAGGGTCAGCCGCTTATTGCCCTCGTGTCCAGCGAATTGAAGTCAGCCGTCGTCGAAGCACAAGGCGCGGCCGCCCAGGCGGAGGCGCGGATGAGTCAGATGCGCGAGTTCACCCTGCCCGCAGCGCAGGAGGCCCTGAAACAGGCGCAGGCAACGCTGGTCAATGCCCAGGCTGCCTACCAAAGAGCGGACCAGCTTTCAAAGACAGGTTTCGGCACTCGGGAGACGCTCGACGCGGCCACCAGGGACTTGGATGTCGCCCGCACCCAAGTCCGCACGGCCGAGCTCGGTGTCTATATCGCGCAGCCAGGCGGCAGCGACTACGTGATGGCACAGACCCAGCTCAATCAAGCACGGGCAAATGTGATCACCGCGCAAGCGCGCCTTGGCTATGCCACGATCATCGCGCCACGAGATGGAACCCTCATCACCCGCAATGTCGAGCGAGGTTCCGTGGTTCAGCCCGGAAATATTCTCCTCGTCCTCGCGCCTGCCGGCGATATCCAACTGGTGCTTCAGGTCGATGAGAAGAACCTGGGGTTGCTTCGGTTGGGACAGGACGCATTGGTTTCGGCGGACGCCTATCCCGACCAACGTTTCAACGCCAAGGTGTCCTACATCAACCCCTCGGTTGACATCACACGCGCATCGGTGGAGGTGAAACTCACCGCAACAGCCCCGCCGTCCTATCTGCGCCAGGACATGACCGTCTCCTTGGATGTCGAGATCGACAAGCGCGCATCGACCTTGATCGTTCCGGCGCGGGTGGTGCATGACCCCACATCAGCTTCGCCTTGGGTTCTCGTCGTCCGCGAGGGGCGGCCGCGCGAGCAGCCGGTTCGGACCGGCCTGCGTACGAATGACCGGGTAGAGATCCTGGATGGGCTTTCGCAGGGAGATTTCGTCGTTCCTGTCGCCGCCGGCGTCAGGGCCGGCCAGCGTATCAGGCCGGTGGCATCATGA
- a CDS encoding CBS domain-containing protein: MQAASVMTSPVVGIEPSASIADAAGLMLSRKISGLPVIRDDGTLVGIVSEGDFLRRGELGTKRKRARWLEFLVSPGRVAEEYVHANGRRVDEVMSDNVVTTSPKASLEEVVELMIRHHVKRIPVVDGGKVVGILTRSDLLRALLRSLPARNSTTVGDQQIRQNIVAELAGQPWAGTGMIHVSVDKGVAELSGAIFDERERQAVLVAAENVAGVEAVKDQLFWVEPLSGMVVDPPA, from the coding sequence ATGCAAGCCGCATCGGTAATGACCTCTCCCGTCGTGGGCATCGAACCTTCCGCATCGATCGCCGACGCGGCAGGGCTGATGCTCTCGAGGAAGATTAGCGGCCTTCCCGTCATTCGCGACGATGGCACGCTGGTGGGGATCGTCAGTGAAGGCGATTTTCTGCGCCGCGGCGAACTGGGCACGAAACGCAAGCGCGCGCGCTGGCTGGAGTTTCTCGTCAGTCCCGGACGTGTCGCGGAGGAGTATGTCCACGCCAATGGGCGGCGGGTCGATGAGGTGATGTCCGACAACGTCGTCACGACATCCCCCAAAGCCTCGCTTGAGGAGGTCGTTGAACTGATGATCCGGCATCATGTCAAACGCATCCCGGTGGTAGATGGCGGAAAAGTTGTCGGCATCCTCACACGCTCCGATCTACTGCGCGCATTGCTTCGCTCCCTTCCCGCCCGAAACTCGACGACGGTGGGCGACCAACAGATCCGTCAGAACATCGTCGCCGAACTTGCTGGCCAGCCATGGGCTGGAACGGGCATGATCCATGTCAGTGTGGATAAAGGGGTTGCCGAACTGAGCGGCGCAATCTTCGACGAGCGCGAGCGCCAGGCGGTTCTTGTCGCGGCAGAAAACGTCGCCGGCGTAGAGGCCGTGAAGGATCAACTGTTCTGGGTCGAGCCCCTGTCGGGCATGGTGGTTGATCCACCTGCTTGA
- a CDS encoding nitroreductase family protein, whose product MELMEALRTRRAVRSYTDEQIDNDLIRELIEAATLAPSAMNLQPWAFVVVNGSARLQGLSDEAKRYTIDNLPKGSPLAGHFADKEFKIFHDAPALIMICAKNEERQSDEDCCLAGQNLMLAAHAQGLGTCWIGLSRPWLNATSVKKELGIPPALRPVAPIIVGRVQKLLSATPRDEPLIIWGR is encoded by the coding sequence ATGGAACTGATGGAAGCGTTGCGGACGCGGCGAGCGGTCCGTTCCTACACTGACGAGCAGATCGACAACGATCTGATCCGCGAGTTGATCGAAGCTGCCACTTTGGCGCCGAGCGCCATGAACCTTCAGCCATGGGCCTTTGTTGTGGTCAACGGCTCCGCGCGTTTGCAGGGATTGTCGGATGAGGCCAAGCGCTACACCATCGACAATCTGCCCAAAGGGTCACCGCTTGCTGGTCATTTTGCCGACAAGGAGTTCAAGATTTTCCACGATGCACCGGCCCTGATCATGATCTGCGCGAAGAATGAAGAGCGGCAGTCCGACGAGGATTGCTGCCTTGCCGGGCAGAATCTCATGCTGGCGGCTCATGCCCAGGGTCTAGGCACATGCTGGATCGGGTTGTCTCGGCCCTGGCTCAACGCGACGTCAGTGAAGAAGGAGCTTGGTATTCCCCCCGCACTGAGACCGGTTGCCCCCATCATTGTCGGCCGGGTGCAAAAGTTACTGTCTGCGACGCCAAGAGATGAGCCGCTGATCATCTGGGGCCGCTAA
- a CDS encoding ABC transporter permease — MKPWLSFAWIAALRFLAEGRMQSGFILSGIAIGVGVIVFMSAMLTSVQTNFTNRVLTSQPQIQLLAPQEIARLLRWHDGVIEEAIVQQPTQRTLSIDQWQTILATMRARPDVVIASPTVSGSALAVRGDASRSIGIFGMEPDNYFRIVRVPDYIVAGNSDLGSDDILVGLELAKDIGATIGDKVNITTAMGGSRTLTIRGIFDLGNKGANERNAYVALRTAQSLLGLLGGVTTIDLTVTDVYAAETIAQDIQGTLPVEADSWIKTNAQFFTAIRAQNLSSALIRIFVGLSVAFGIAAVLVVSVLQRSKDIGILRAMGCARGQILRVFLIQGGVLGFVGSFAGSALGAAALMVWHRYARQADGSELFPLYIEPSLFVSSAALATITGVIAGIVPALRAASLDPVDAIHG; from the coding sequence ATGAAGCCCTGGCTGTCATTTGCGTGGATTGCGGCACTCCGGTTCCTCGCCGAAGGACGGATGCAGTCGGGGTTCATCCTCAGCGGCATCGCCATCGGCGTCGGTGTGATCGTGTTCATGTCGGCCATGCTGACCAGCGTCCAGACCAACTTCACCAACCGCGTGCTCACCTCGCAGCCGCAGATCCAGCTCCTGGCACCACAAGAGATCGCCCGGCTGCTGAGATGGCATGATGGGGTAATCGAAGAGGCAATCGTCCAGCAACCGACGCAACGCACCCTCTCCATCGATCAGTGGCAAACGATCCTCGCCACGATGCGGGCGCGGCCGGATGTGGTGATCGCATCCCCAACCGTGTCGGGTTCCGCGCTCGCCGTGCGCGGCGACGCCAGCCGCAGCATCGGCATCTTTGGAATGGAGCCTGACAACTATTTCCGCATTGTGCGTGTGCCGGACTATATCGTCGCCGGCAATTCAGACCTTGGCTCCGACGACATCCTCGTCGGCCTTGAACTCGCCAAGGATATCGGCGCGACGATCGGTGACAAAGTCAACATAACAACCGCCATGGGCGGCAGCCGAACCCTGACGATCAGGGGGATATTCGATCTCGGCAACAAGGGTGCGAACGAGCGCAACGCGTATGTCGCATTGCGGACGGCTCAAAGCCTTCTTGGGCTGCTTGGCGGCGTGACGACAATCGATCTCACCGTCACCGACGTCTATGCGGCGGAGACCATCGCACAGGACATTCAGGGGACGCTGCCGGTCGAGGCCGACAGCTGGATCAAGACCAACGCCCAATTCTTCACCGCGATCCGCGCGCAGAACCTCTCCAGCGCCCTCATCCGCATCTTTGTCGGCCTCTCGGTGGCATTCGGCATTGCAGCGGTGCTGGTGGTATCCGTGCTTCAGCGCTCCAAGGACATCGGCATTCTGCGCGCCATGGGATGCGCACGCGGGCAGATCCTGAGGGTTTTCCTGATCCAGGGCGGCGTCCTCGGCTTCGTCGGCTCGTTTGCGGGATCAGCCCTGGGTGCAGCCGCTCTCATGGTGTGGCATCGCTATGCACGCCAGGCCGATGGCTCCGAACTGTTCCCGCTCTACATCGAGCCAAGCCTGTTCGTATCTTCGGCGGCACTTGCGACGATTACGGGGGTGATCGCCGGCATCGTGCCGGCGCTGCGCGCCGCGAGCCTTGATCCGGTGGATGCCATCCATGGCTGA
- a CDS encoding universal stress protein — MDIDGPIGPIIKIAVDLARRFEARLIGFCAADAPLPVTMAPEGAAIAAEVWQQLRDDIQKRFKDLHAQFDSLVAGSVATEWRDALGNPNHALVATSRIADLIITGASQGASTGDSYRTVDPGSFVLRAGRPLLIASSGTEHAPSGRIVVAWKDTREARRAVADAVPLMAMPDEVIVVTVNSEPSDRTGAGINDVATFLATHGITARSEVLKADDESAQLVDFLSTANADLIVSGAYGHSRIREWVFGGVTRSLLDDSRLCRFMSS, encoded by the coding sequence GTGGACATAGACGGTCCAATCGGGCCGATCATAAAGATCGCCGTCGATCTTGCCAGGCGTTTCGAGGCTCGGCTGATCGGCTTCTGCGCAGCTGATGCACCCTTGCCGGTGACGATGGCGCCTGAGGGTGCCGCGATAGCCGCCGAGGTCTGGCAGCAATTGAGGGATGACATCCAGAAGCGGTTCAAGGACCTGCACGCGCAGTTTGACAGCCTGGTTGCAGGGTCAGTGGCGACCGAATGGCGCGATGCGCTCGGCAACCCCAACCACGCCCTGGTCGCGACATCGAGGATCGCGGATCTTATCATCACCGGCGCCTCTCAAGGGGCTTCCACCGGAGATTCCTATCGGACCGTCGATCCTGGCAGCTTCGTGCTGCGCGCCGGCAGGCCGTTGCTGATTGCGTCAAGCGGCACCGAGCATGCGCCGTCAGGCAGGATCGTGGTCGCCTGGAAGGATACGCGCGAAGCGAGGCGCGCGGTTGCTGACGCCGTGCCGCTGATGGCGATGCCAGACGAGGTGATCGTGGTCACGGTCAATTCCGAGCCCAGCGACAGGACCGGGGCCGGCATCAACGATGTCGCGACCTTCCTGGCCACGCATGGCATCACGGCTCGCAGTGAAGTGCTGAAGGCTGATGACGAGAGCGCCCAGCTGGTCGACTTCCTGAGCACCGCCAATGCCGACCTGATCGTGTCGGGCGCCTACGGGCACAGTCGGATTAGGGAATGGGTATTCGGCGGCGTTACCCGCTCACTGCTCGACGACAGCCGGCTCTGCCGCTTCATGTCAAGCTGA